A single region of the Pseudorhodoplanes sp. genome encodes:
- a CDS encoding ATP-binding protein, with translation MQVTRLCNRAGTVAVILFLFCISAPCGHAVEFKDVLVLHSFGREFKPWSEYARAIRLELERQSPWPLNIQEHALISARSSDENPEAAFVEYLHALYKHRAPDLIVSIGAPAAGFVQKHRHRLFPAAPMILTVVDQRRVQYAALGPKDIVAAVAIDYRAALDNILRVLPDTNHIAVVVGASPIEKYWRDEISRSAGSLNDRVKFTWYDSFSFEDILKHAADLPPNSALFWELMIVDADGVVHEESSALRRLHAVANAPIFSYSDAFFGREIVGGPHVPVLETGRQVGAVAVRVLGGEDPETIKVQPVGMGTPKFDWREMQRWGIAESRLPPGSEVHFRSLTAWQQYPFQIAGGIAAVLIQACVIMWLLYEHRRRHQAELRTRDTMAELQNVNRLAVAGELSASIAHEVRQPLAAAGASAYAALNWLTTGRVNVDEARSSLNQIVTSVHRANEVIAGVLAMFSGRERHKESIDLNELVRSVLTTLQVNLRRHGISLETQLDDQLPLVEANRIQLKQVVLNLLMNAIESMETTTVRKLLVRSEEHAGDRVCIRIEDTGIGIDPEHLKSIFKPLFTTKPRGVGMGLVISHSIVVAHGGAIRASVRPGGGAIVEFELPQRDGDVSAQAGSRP, from the coding sequence ATGCAGGTGACAAGGCTTTGCAATCGTGCCGGCACGGTTGCTGTGATTCTCTTTCTTTTTTGCATTTCAGCGCCGTGCGGTCACGCGGTCGAATTCAAAGATGTTCTGGTGCTGCATTCCTTCGGCCGCGAGTTCAAGCCGTGGAGTGAATATGCCAGAGCGATCCGGCTGGAGCTTGAGCGGCAATCGCCGTGGCCGCTCAATATTCAGGAACACGCCCTGATTTCGGCGCGTTCAAGCGACGAAAATCCGGAGGCCGCGTTCGTCGAGTATCTTCATGCCTTGTACAAGCATAGGGCGCCGGACCTGATTGTCAGTATTGGTGCGCCCGCAGCAGGGTTTGTGCAGAAGCACCGGCACAGATTATTTCCTGCGGCGCCAATGATCCTGACCGTGGTAGACCAGCGGCGAGTGCAATATGCGGCGCTTGGTCCAAAGGACATTGTTGCCGCGGTTGCAATCGATTATCGCGCGGCCCTGGACAATATTCTCCGCGTACTCCCGGACACCAATCACATTGCTGTTGTTGTGGGAGCATCTCCGATCGAGAAGTACTGGCGAGACGAAATTTCGCGAAGCGCCGGGAGCCTAAATGATCGGGTCAAGTTCACCTGGTACGATTCATTTTCCTTCGAGGACATCCTGAAGCATGCGGCAGACCTTCCACCGAATTCGGCGCTGTTCTGGGAACTGATGATTGTCGACGCGGACGGGGTTGTTCACGAAGAAAGCAGCGCGTTGAGACGTCTGCACGCCGTCGCAAATGCGCCCATTTTCAGCTATTCGGACGCGTTTTTCGGACGCGAGATCGTCGGAGGACCGCATGTTCCGGTGCTGGAGACGGGACGGCAGGTCGGAGCGGTCGCCGTGCGTGTGCTCGGCGGCGAAGATCCCGAGACTATAAAAGTTCAACCCGTCGGCATGGGGACGCCGAAGTTCGATTGGCGGGAAATGCAGCGGTGGGGTATTGCGGAAAGCCGCCTGCCGCCAGGCAGCGAGGTACATTTCCGCAGCCTGACCGCCTGGCAGCAATACCCGTTTCAGATAGCTGGTGGGATCGCGGCCGTGCTGATTCAGGCTTGCGTGATCATGTGGCTGCTTTACGAGCATCGCCGCCGCCATCAGGCAGAGCTTCGGACACGAGACACCATGGCGGAATTGCAGAACGTGAACCGCCTGGCCGTGGCCGGAGAATTGTCGGCATCGATCGCACATGAGGTGAGGCAGCCGCTGGCGGCGGCCGGCGCCAGCGCCTATGCGGCCCTCAACTGGCTTACGACCGGGCGGGTGAACGTCGACGAGGCGCGCAGCTCCCTGAACCAGATCGTGACCTCCGTGCATCGCGCCAACGAGGTGATCGCAGGTGTGCTGGCGATGTTCAGCGGCAGGGAACGGCACAAGGAGTCGATCGACCTTAACGAACTTGTCCGGTCCGTGCTGACTACCCTTCAGGTCAATCTGCGACGCCACGGCATTTCGCTCGAAACCCAGCTTGACGATCAGCTTCCATTGGTCGAAGCGAACAGGATCCAGTTAAAGCAGGTTGTGCTCAACCTCCTGATGAATGCGATTGAGTCGATGGAGACGACGACGGTTCGGAAGTTGCTCGTGCGATCGGAGGAACACGCGGGAGACAGGGTCTGCATAAGAATTGAAGATACTGGGATCGGCATCGATCCGGAGCATCTAAAATCCATCTTCAAGCCCTTGTTCACGACCAAGCCCCGGGGCGTAGGGATGGGGCTGGTAATCTCCCACTCAATTGTCGTGGCGCATGGAGGCGCCATTCGGGCATCTGTGCGACCCGGCGGGGGAGCGATCGTTGAGTTCGAGCTGCCGCAACGTGACGGCGATGTATCGGCACAGGCCGGCAGTCGGCCCTAG
- the fabI gene encoding enoyl-ACP reductase FabI yields the protein MIPPVKAKLLAGKRGLVVGIANDQSIAWGCAKAFRAFGAEVAVTYLNEKALKYVEPLATALESPIVMPLDVNVPGEMEAVFERIKKEWGQLDFVVHSIAFSPKPTLQSRVVDAPRDGFLTTMDVSCWTFIRMAHLAEPLMKKGGTLFTMTYYGSQMVIKNYNIMGIAKAALECAVKYIAAELGPKGIRVHAISPGPLATRAASGIAEFDALLEKAKAKAPARSLVSIDDVGVATAFLAHDAARLITGETLYIDGGYHLID from the coding sequence ATGATCCCGCCCGTCAAGGCGAAACTTCTGGCTGGCAAGCGCGGCCTTGTGGTCGGCATCGCCAACGATCAGTCCATCGCGTGGGGCTGCGCCAAGGCTTTCCGGGCGTTTGGCGCGGAGGTCGCGGTCACCTATCTCAACGAAAAGGCTCTCAAATATGTGGAGCCGCTTGCTACCGCCCTTGAATCGCCGATCGTCATGCCGCTCGACGTCAACGTGCCGGGCGAGATGGAAGCGGTGTTCGAGCGGATCAAGAAAGAATGGGGCCAGCTCGATTTCGTCGTGCACTCCATTGCTTTTTCACCCAAGCCAACACTCCAGAGCCGGGTCGTGGACGCGCCGCGCGATGGATTTCTGACAACGATGGACGTGTCCTGTTGGACGTTCATCCGCATGGCGCATCTCGCCGAACCGCTGATGAAAAAAGGGGGCACCCTGTTCACCATGACCTACTACGGCAGCCAGATGGTCATCAAAAACTACAACATCATGGGTATTGCCAAGGCCGCGCTCGAATGCGCGGTGAAATATATCGCGGCGGAACTGGGCCCGAAGGGAATTCGCGTACACGCAATCTCCCCGGGCCCCCTTGCGACCCGAGCCGCATCCGGCATCGCCGAGTTTGATGCGCTGCTTGAAAAGGCAAAAGCAAAGGCCCCGGCCCGAAGCCTAGTCAGCATCGACGATGTCGGTGTTGCCACTGCATTCCTGGCGCACGATGCGGCACGGCTGATCACCGGTGAAACGCTTTACATCGATGGCGGCTACCATTTGATCGACTGA
- a CDS encoding DUF3141 domain-containing protein codes for MTEYWIDAAQRSILFWDVLRRRGNAYKEHATETVPHVLDYDVELVSDGRTFERPVNYGLVRIVPPKNITIDLAKRPFVVIDPRAGHGPGIGGFKADSEIGVALKAGHPCYFIGFTPEPMAGQTIEDILRAEATFLEIVIERHPQAEGKPCVIGNCQAGWALMMLAALRPELFGPLIVAGSPLSYWAGVHGKNPMRYTGGLLGGSWLTAFASDLGAGKFDGAGLVQNFENLNPSNTLWAKQYNLYSKVDSEAERYLDFERWWGGHVYLNGEEIQFIVDQLFVGNNLAAGRVQTSDGTSIDLRNIRSPIVIFCSKGDNITPPQQALDWILDLYDDADQIRSYGQTIVYTVHDTAGHLGIFVSGSVAKKEHSEFSGNIDLIDVLPPGLYEAVFTPNTGADASDLVSGDWIMRCEARTLDDIRALGCNDAADERCFETVARISEINRSLYRSFMQPLVRTFMTPQTAELTRRMHPLRLQYELFASTNPAMAWIEKAAQQAREARKPVAANNSLLAIQETTSRLIVDTLDLWRDVGEKMSESVFLSVYGSPLLQAAVGVDPASAGSWRKAGRNPLHAQLIEKRIAELRSRMHEGGLPEATARAFLYVGMSRSSVDERGFESIRRFRRSQTDRNRRSLAAFKAMLRDQFFMLLIDREAAIQAIPELLPEDSKARHQAIELIKQVITSSAALPPEGEIRLREIAALFEVEDASSPKRSPRTAERPLHS; via the coding sequence ATGACCGAGTACTGGATTGATGCCGCGCAGCGAAGCATTCTGTTCTGGGATGTGCTGCGCCGGCGCGGGAATGCATACAAGGAACATGCGACTGAAACCGTTCCGCACGTGCTCGATTATGATGTCGAGCTTGTTTCCGACGGCCGGACATTCGAACGGCCTGTCAATTACGGGCTGGTCAGGATTGTCCCTCCTAAGAACATTACCATTGATCTTGCCAAACGGCCGTTCGTGGTCATCGATCCGCGCGCGGGACATGGCCCCGGTATCGGCGGATTCAAGGCCGACAGCGAAATCGGCGTGGCTCTCAAGGCCGGGCACCCCTGCTACTTCATCGGCTTCACGCCGGAGCCGATGGCCGGCCAAACGATCGAAGACATCCTGCGCGCGGAGGCGACGTTCCTTGAGATCGTGATCGAACGGCATCCGCAGGCCGAGGGCAAGCCCTGCGTCATCGGCAATTGCCAAGCCGGGTGGGCGCTGATGATGCTGGCGGCGCTGCGCCCGGAATTGTTTGGACCGCTGATCGTTGCCGGATCGCCCCTGTCCTACTGGGCAGGCGTGCATGGAAAGAATCCAATGCGGTACACGGGCGGTCTCCTGGGCGGAAGCTGGCTGACGGCATTCGCCAGCGATCTCGGCGCCGGCAAGTTCGATGGTGCGGGGCTAGTGCAGAATTTCGAGAACCTCAACCCGTCCAACACCCTGTGGGCCAAGCAATATAATCTGTATTCGAAGGTCGACAGCGAAGCGGAGCGCTATCTCGATTTTGAACGCTGGTGGGGCGGACACGTCTATCTCAACGGTGAAGAGATCCAGTTCATCGTTGATCAGCTATTCGTTGGCAACAATCTGGCGGCCGGCCGCGTACAGACGTCCGATGGCACGTCAATTGACCTACGCAACATCCGCTCTCCGATCGTCATTTTCTGCTCGAAAGGCGACAACATCACGCCGCCGCAACAGGCGCTTGACTGGATTCTGGACCTCTACGACGATGCCGACCAGATTCGATCCTATGGCCAGACCATTGTCTATACTGTGCACGACACCGCCGGCCATCTCGGCATTTTCGTGTCGGGCTCGGTGGCAAAGAAAGAACACAGCGAGTTTTCCGGCAACATCGATCTGATCGACGTCCTGCCACCCGGCCTCTATGAGGCGGTTTTCACGCCGAACACCGGCGCGGACGCCTCCGACCTTGTCAGCGGCGACTGGATCATGCGTTGCGAGGCGAGAACGCTCGACGACATCAGGGCACTCGGTTGCAACGACGCCGCGGACGAACGGTGCTTTGAGACTGTCGCCCGCATCTCCGAGATCAATCGGTCACTGTACCGAAGCTTTATGCAACCGCTCGTTCGAACCTTCATGACGCCGCAGACGGCGGAGCTGACGCGCCGGATGCATCCCCTACGTCTGCAGTACGAGCTTTTCGCCAGCACCAATCCGGCGATGGCATGGATCGAAAAAGCCGCCCAACAGGCGCGCGAGGCGCGCAAGCCCGTGGCAGCGAACAATTCGCTTCTGGCGATACAGGAGACCACATCCCGGCTGATCGTGGACACGCTCGATCTCTGGCGGGATGTGGGTGAAAAGATGTCTGAGTCGGTATTTCTCTCCGTCTATGGCTCACCTCTCCTGCAGGCAGCGGTTGGCGTCGATCCGGCGTCGGCTGGATCCTGGCGCAAGGCAGGCCGCAATCCGCTGCACGCGCAACTGATCGAGAAACGCATTGCCGAACTGAGATCTCGCATGCATGAAGGCGGCTTGCCGGAAGCGACGGCGCGAGCGTTTCTTTACGTCGGAATGTCGCGCAGCTCGGTCGATGAGAGAGGCTTTGAATCAATCCGCCGCTTCCGCCGCAGCCAGACCGACCGCAACCGCCGGTCCCTCGCCGCATTCAAGGCCATGCTCCGCGACCAGTTCTTCATGCTGCTGATCGATCGGGAGGCCGCCATCCAGGCAATCCCCGAATTGTTGCCCGAGGATTCGAAAGCGCGCCATCAGGCCATCGAACTCATCAAGCAAGTAATCACGTCGAGCGCAGCCCTTCCGCCGGAGGGGGAAATCCGCCTTCGCGAAATCGCCGCTCTATTCGAAGTTGAGGATGCCTCGTCGCCGAAGCGGTCGCCTCGCACGGCGGAACGGCCGCTCCATTCATAG
- a CDS encoding acyl-CoA dehydrogenase, translated as MAFRAPVDDIAFALTHSAGMGRALADGLYGDLGADDVRAVLDEAGRFATDILAPLNRLGDQHGAVLKDGRVILPPGWKEAYTSWAAAGWNGVAAPEQWGGQGLPRALNAACLEMWNSAAMAFGLGPLLTMAGIDALAAHGSQELKEKYLAKLISGEWMGTMQLTEPQAGSDVGALRTKAERAGDGTYRITGQKIFITYGEHDLTDNIIHFVLARLPDAPPGTKGISLFLIPKFLLNKDGSLGARNDVRVHSLEHKLGIHASPTCTMVYGDKGGATAFLIGEENAGMACMFTMMNDARLAVGLQGVAIGERALQQAVHYAHERKQGRATGMKADQSVLIIDHIDVRRMLLTMQAMTSASRAICYATAVALDIAERGKDDAARKAGADRAALLTPVAKAFSSDMGIEVASLGIQVHGGMGFIEETGAAQCLRDARITAIYEGTNGIQAIDLVTRKLPLNGGATVKAYMKELRDIAERVQATNDPAFGATAARLGAALDDLERATDWLLAQLKAAPNNALAGATPYLRLFGNTAGGCMLAEEAVAALRVGNGAARSAERIALARFCAENIVVQSGGLASAVTDAADSIITAPVPEAAA; from the coding sequence ATGGCCTTTCGCGCGCCGGTGGATGACATCGCCTTCGCCCTCACCCACTCCGCCGGCATGGGCCGGGCGCTCGCCGACGGCCTTTATGGCGATCTCGGCGCCGACGATGTGCGGGCGGTGCTGGATGAAGCCGGCCGTTTCGCGACCGATATCCTCGCCCCCCTCAACCGGCTGGGCGACCAGCACGGCGCCGTCCTCAAGGATGGCCGGGTGATCCTGCCGCCCGGCTGGAAGGAAGCCTACACCTCCTGGGCTGCCGCCGGCTGGAATGGGGTCGCCGCGCCCGAGCAATGGGGCGGTCAGGGCCTGCCGCGCGCGCTCAACGCGGCCTGCCTCGAGATGTGGAATTCGGCGGCGATGGCGTTCGGCCTGGGGCCGCTCCTCACCATGGCCGGCATCGACGCGCTGGCGGCGCATGGCTCGCAGGAGCTGAAGGAAAAATATCTGGCCAAGCTGATCAGCGGCGAATGGATGGGCACGATGCAGCTCACCGAGCCGCAGGCGGGCTCCGATGTCGGCGCGCTGCGCACCAAAGCCGAGCGCGCGGGCGACGGCACCTACAGGATCACCGGCCAGAAAATCTTCATCACTTACGGCGAGCACGATCTCACCGACAACATCATCCATTTCGTGCTCGCGCGGCTGCCCGATGCGCCGCCCGGCACCAAAGGCATCTCGCTGTTCCTCATTCCGAAATTCCTGCTCAACAAGGACGGCTCGCTCGGGGCGCGCAACGACGTGCGCGTGCATTCGCTCGAGCACAAGCTCGGCATTCATGCCTCGCCCACCTGCACCATGGTCTATGGCGACAAGGGCGGCGCCACCGCCTTTCTGATCGGCGAAGAGAATGCCGGCATGGCCTGCATGTTCACCATGATGAACGATGCGCGGCTCGCCGTCGGCCTGCAGGGCGTCGCCATCGGCGAGCGCGCCTTGCAGCAGGCGGTGCACTATGCGCATGAGCGCAAGCAGGGCCGCGCGACGGGGATGAAGGCCGACCAGTCGGTCCTCATCATCGACCATATCGATGTGCGCCGCATGCTGCTCACCATGCAGGCGATGACGAGCGCCTCGCGCGCCATCTGCTATGCGACCGCGGTTGCGCTCGACATCGCCGAGCGCGGCAAGGATGACGCCGCGCGCAAGGCGGGGGCCGACCGCGCCGCCCTGCTCACGCCGGTTGCAAAGGCCTTCTCCAGCGACATGGGCATCGAGGTCGCCTCGCTCGGCATTCAGGTGCATGGCGGCATGGGCTTCATCGAGGAGACCGGCGCGGCACAATGTCTGCGCGATGCCCGCATCACCGCGATATATGAAGGCACCAACGGCATCCAGGCGATCGACCTTGTGACGCGCAAATTGCCGCTGAACGGCGGCGCGACCGTGAAGGCGTATATGAAAGAGCTGCGCGACATCGCGGAGCGCGTGCAGGCGACCAACGATCCGGCTTTCGGCGCGACGGCGGCGAGGCTCGGCGCCGCGCTCGACGATCTCGAGCGGGCGACCGACTGGCTGCTGGCGCAACTGAAAGCCGCACCGAACAACGCGCTCGCCGGCGCCACGCCATATCTTCGCCTGTTCGGCAACACCGCCGGCGGCTGCATGCTGGCCGAAGAAGCCGTCGCGGCTTTGCGTGTCGGCAATGGCGCCGCGCGCAGCGCGGAGCGCATCGCCCTCGCCCGCTTCTGCGCCGAGAACATTGTGGTGCAGTCGGGCGGCCTCGCTTCGGCCGTCACGGACGCAGCGGACAGCATCATCACGGCGCCGGTGCCGGAGGCCGCGGCGTGA